Genomic DNA from Telopea speciosissima isolate NSW1024214 ecotype Mountain lineage chromosome 2, Tspe_v1, whole genome shotgun sequence:
CCACTGATTTGAAAGGGGGAATTCTGTTTTCATATGAATTTTTGATCCGGTCTTTCAACAGGGTTATGTGTTGACCGAATCATGTGGAGTTGCAACATTAGAGAATCCAAATGTAGGAACCCGAATTTTGGTTCATCTGGGGCAACTTGCTTCAGAAGTTGgtagtggtggtgctggcggtgaTCTGGTCTTGATAATTGTTGCACCCATTCGGTGTGATTCCGGTACTGGAAGACGGAGATCTAAAACTATTCGAATCTAGACCGATAACGGTGTACTTGTCGAAGAAATACAAGGATCAAGTGAGGATTTGCTGGGATTGAAGGGGTATGGATTGAAGTGGAATCGCAGCAATACACCCCTGCTATTACACTTATCATCTCTGAATACTTCTTAGCTCCTATGCGAGGCAGAACCCCTGACCAGAAGGCGATCGATGATGGAATCACAACAATAGAATGCCACTAAAATCGTTGGAGGTCAGATCAAGGTGTTGAGAAAAGAGATTTGAGAAATCGATTTTGGTATTTGTCCATTCTTTGTTTCCACTCAAATCAATGACTTCAATTAGGAGTTTCTGATTCAATAAATTGCAGATCTTACTACAATAGATAAATTTAATTGATTTACTGCTATTTTACCAACTAAAAGAGGGAAACAATGGCTAATACAGAAGATCAAACATAAACATGATTCGCCACGATCTTAGGGGCATTCTatagtcaattttttttttcagtctcAGCTTCAACTtcagaagaatagaagaagaagaagaacgatgaaAATGGGCTTTGATTTTCAGGGAAAAACGATATTAAAAAAGattaagggtattttttttttgcgtagaagattaagggtaatttggggttttaaaaaaattggacaTGTCTACGTCATCAATTAATGAtgttttttaacggttagggtatgattgatagtaactttataaagtaggggagggggataatatttttcaaaacttaggtACTAagttgatattaaggaaacttaaaaggaaggggatgatatttactttaaaaaaaaaaaaaaaaatgagggtaGGGGTTTGTCACTTTGCGCTTGTTTAATCTCCTAGGTTACATACGCGGATGATTctgttggtttgattttgactttTAAAATCATGGATGGACCCAAGACTTAATCAATTGAGATCACTATGTGCTTGTTTAATCTCCTAGGTTACATATGCGGGTCTATGAACATGGGTTTTCGGCTGGGAATAGATCTGTGCAGAGAATGGGAGGCGAGGtcgaggggggaggggagtgaTGATTTCCGATAACATTAAGATCAGCGGCCAACTCTTTGAGTTCCTCTTCGCAGCCCAATATGGCAAGACGCTTCAATAGCTTCTCTCTTATGTGACATGAGTCTCTTGGATTTACACCCTCAAGTGTTGCAGAAGCCAGAAGGTCAGAGAAGAAGTCTCTACTATTTGAATGCCTGAATTTGATATCAAGTATCCGATATCAGCAAGAATTTTAGAGAACATCCAGATTACAGTCACTGCATCCATCTCTTCTACTTGATTCTTGAGATTCAAAGAGAAGCAATAACAGTAGCGAGTGGCGAAGAACAGAAAATGAGTTCGACAAGCAGAGCTTGGATCGTGGCTGCAAGCGTTGGGGGTGTAGAACATTGTTTCGCTGATGGGATGCAGGAGCAGTGGAGGCCCTGGGGAAGCAGAGTTGAGTTGCAGAGGAACTCAACTCAAGGACAGAGGCAAGGGAGGGGAGAGCAGGCAAGGGTGGAGGATGGCAAAACTTGGGGTCCACTGCCCACCATGATACGCAGTAACGCTGATGTTCTTGAATCGGTGGTGGTCAGAGGTTGCAGCGGTGGAGCAaaaagaaacgaagaagaagaagaaatggtgggtctcatgaagagaatggtttgtattttggattttatccttaagggtattatggagaTTTCACaagtaagggtaattttgtcatttaaaAAGAATTAACAGACACTTAATTGCAGAGACTAACGGAATgaattaaattgaaataaattcataaatagGGGATGTCTAtgatattttgatcaaatttgaTCTCTTTATGAGATATTAGATACTTTTAACGGGTGTCTATGAAATTTTCCagaaaaaatttgacaaaagataatattttgtattttatattcatttctatttgatgtcattttgataattttattagaactttAAATAAGGGTTTAAACAACTTTCCTTATTtgctttggactaaaatttgaccAATGTGAAAATTGGAATCTTCTATTACAATAGATTAATCCATATAAAGAGGTAATtttacctcaaaaaaaaaaaaaaatactacaaAAAGGTAAATATTGAAGCATTGTACTCCACTTAGACATAGTGACACttaaaaaagatatttttttatcctCATCCTTTGTCTGGCGATCTCATTTAATTTGATTGGGTTAAGTCTATGTTTTCCCCCTTTCCGAAAGGACTTGTATCTTTGAATTCAGACGATAGCCCTTCCCTAAATCGTTACAAAACGTTAAATTGAGCGTCACTTGCACGGAAATGACGTGACCGTCCATTTCTCATCAATCAGAAGATGTCTTACTTGATGTTTTTTTCTAACCCAAATCTTACGGGTTTTCTATGTGGGGCCCCATTCAGATATCAAGTGGGACCATCTGACCATTCATTTTAGTTTTACTTGTCACATATACTTGTTATTACCACTTGTTATATGACCGATATTGGTGAGTCATTCTGCATGTGATTTGATCATGTGCTTCCATCTCAAAAGTCTTTAAGTTTCAATTTTATCTAACCCTTTTGGCCAAGTCTTAATGTCGAACTCCAAAAGATAGGTAAGTCACCTAGGGACcactattaccaaaaaaaaaaaacctagggACCACATCCAGATAGAAGAGGTCTTACATGGGCTTGGGGTTTTCCTGGTCTACCTCATAAGGTCCCATGGCTCTCATGGACCTTGAGTTTTCCAAGTCCATGTGGGTTGTGGGGTCTTACATGGGCTTGGGGTTTTCCTGGTCTACCAGAAGGGTAGACCAAGATTTCCTACCTGCAAAAACATATTCTTAATGCCGACCACTTCTAAGGTTgtcaatttgaaattgaaatcagtcatttaaaatcaaatcgaatcgGACTTGATTGGTTTTAAAAACTACAATCTTATTccattcgatttgattttggttttatgGTAAAAATCATCAATTTTCCACCAAATCAAACTAAATAGGCTTTTGCATTGGGACATGTGACTTGTATACCACTTTCtagattatattttttttatagcaGTTTATAGACATTAATCACGAGATGCCAGCCATCATGTTCCAATGTTTCGGttataagatatatatatataaaagcaaaatacaaataatcattttttagtagaaaaaataaaaaaattatttgatgcATTTAAATTTCAACtgactgaagaaaaaaaaaacataacaaacaactatttttttggttcttgatgaaaaagaaaaaattgtttAATGCATAAAACATAGCTGTCAATTATTATGTTCGGGGTAGACTTGAATGattttaataatataaaaacaagaataaacaaTTATTCTCTGcctctttctattttggagatcggataaaaatcaaaaccatatCGAATTGGTTCGATTTGAAAATATGTTTCGATTTTTGGTTCGGTTATGTTTTGATTCCTACAATATGTTTCttgaattgaaccaaaatcgaatcaaaccgattgacacctttaTTTGTCCACTTCTATCATATTCTATTACACATTGACTTGAAAAAAGTTAGAGTAAAAATCCCAATTGCGTACATTGAACGAAATTTAGTAAAGTCCAACAAACATAACCCCGCTCCCTCGTAAAGTTGATTGCATGATTGGAATGTTTTGTAAATCTGGTTTCAGGGATATTtcaaaaagagaggagagagagatgtacATCACTGGTTGGGGTCAGGAATATTGCAGATCCTATGAAGCCTAGATCTAGCCAGATTCAAGACCTCATTGTAAAAGGTTTTGTTACTACACCACTTAAAATTGCCGCTAGAATAGTTTGCAGTTTCATCAACTAAAGTAAAGTAGTAAGTGATTAAGTTCCAAGGTGAACACATATTATCAGTGGGATGAAGGAGAGAGGATAGATCTTTGTTGCAACACCACACTTCTTTGAGATTAATATTAGCCTTCACAACATGTTTCCACCCTTGCAAGAGTCCATGAAGTTCTGTTTCACAAGTTATTCTggttttttgtgaaaatataaATTCTAGATGACTACTGGTAAGGAGTCGAGTTGATGTTATGGTAAGGTGTCTGCAATTATAAACCATTTTTTTAACATGGGTCAACAAGGCCCATTTCGGCATAAATGGACTTAAATGGGCTGAAAATGCTACCGATAAAACATAACGGATGCAAAATACTAAGTACCCATCCTCTTTATATTTTCTAACTGAGTCCTAGTTACAACCTCTCACAGTCTTTTTTTTCTcgtgacactctctctctctctctctctcctcctagtTATTATATTAATCCACTTTTATATGGATCGTGTGATACCCTCTTCAATTAATGATACTATACTGGCCCTTTCTATCATTCTCATGTAATATCCTTGGTGTTAATGATAGTAGACTGGCCCAACCTTTCGAGGAATATTCTATGCATAGAAGATACTatagaagaaaatgagaaataaataatatttacTTTTTCGTCAAAATGGTGGGTTATCTGGTTAGCCCACCTAGAGATCGAGGCTTATCTGGTTGGCTCAATATATCTGATGCATAGGATGGGCCCAATTCTTGTAAATAAGCAGAGCCCCAACGTCTTCGGCTTGTGTCAGGTTTCGTTTCAGTACGAATTGAGTCAATTGACAAATGACCAAAAGAGcaaaatatatatttgaaaaaaaaaaaattttaatcaaaaCGCACAAACCGGCTCAAATGTGTCAACCAGGTTTTCAAGTAACGGAGTacaaataaacacaaactcaCACATCCAAcccacccgatgtgggactaaaccccaCCGTGGGAGCAAACCATATTATCTTCTGATCAAACGCACACATCATCTCAAAAGCATATTTGAAAATCCAAGATTATTAAGAATATACACACCCAAATCCGATGTTATatgattgattttttattataaagtTCTTAGTTAATTTGCAGTTAATTTAGATTAGGCAATATCTATTTAACATTCAAAAGTTGTCGCATTATCTAAGCGACGAGAAACAACTACATGAACACTCAATAAAACCATCTCTTGTCAATATCATGTTTTTGGCTATTTTCACTTCATGGCCCTAATCATATTAAGGAAGAAATAATGCTACTTAGTCGTGTACGACGTGCAACCCTTGCTCCTAAACATAAGTCTGTGCAAAATGATCATCGTATAGAAAAACGAAAACCCACCCCTGAGGGTGCAGCGACCATTTTGTGTGGTGTGGCTCTATGTCTGGGTGCAAGGGCCATGCACCGCAGGCGATCAAGTAGGATTATCTTTCCCACAAATTAATTAACCAAGTTACTAGCTTCTTAGAGATAATTAAGGACGGCTCCCATAGCTCTCAGGTCTGGCCTTGACTCTCGTAGACTTCATCATTGAAGCAACACTCACTGGTAATTAAAGATTCTAATTGCCTTCTCCCTCCCCTACAGGCTTTGGACATTAATTGGCATAATCTTCTTCTTTAGATTACTCATAACTTGGATGGCAAGGCAAGAGTTTCTGAATTTTCTACTCATAGTCAACGCCGTCTACGTTCTTTCTTGGAAGACATTTGCCTTTAAAAATTTACAAGTTCATCAATGACCCTATTAATTAGTCGGAATGGAGAATGCTAATCTCCCTCTAAGGTCTGCACATGCGTGGTGGCCAAAGAGAGTGTGCACAAGGCATCATAAGCGCAGGATTTTAGATTTAATGGACATCGTTATATATGACGCAATCCATGAGGAAATTCATTTCTCAGAAGATGCTCGaactttaaaaaagaaaaaaaaaagaaaaaaaaacagcatgAACTTCCTTTGGAAGCAGAGAAGCTATAAAATTTCACAACCCACCATACATTTCCACACACCATATATTGACCAGACATTGCTCAACCAAACAAAGCTTCTTTCATTTGCTACGCTGAGATTTAGTAACAATGACGGACGAGCCAATTTTATTGACTGCCTGGCCCAGCTTTTTTGGGATGAGGGCAAGAATCGCCCTGGATGAAAAGGGTATCAGCTACCAACACAGGGAAGAAAACTTATTTGACAAGAGCCCTTTTCTGCTGCAGATGAACCCAATTAATAAGAAGGTTCCTGTATTGGTCCATAATGGCAAACCCATCTGTGAATCCCTCATCATTGTTCAATACATTGATGAGGTTTGGAAGGACAAATCTCCTCTGTTGCCTTCTGATCCTTACCAACGAGCCCAGGCCAGGTTCTGGGCTGATTACATTGACAAGAAGGTACATATataccatctctctctctctatctatataTCTAATGTAATCCGTATCTTTTCAATTGTAATCCATATTTTGTGAAATGGCAGGTTTACAATTGTATAAATGGAATATGGACTACAAAGGGGGAAGAACAAGAGGCAGCTAAGAAGGAATTCATAGAGGTCATGAAGGTTTTGGAAGGAGAGCTTGGAGATAAACTTTACTTTGGTGGTGACAGTTTTGGGTTCTTGGATGTGAGCCTTGTGCCTTTCTACTGCTGGTTTTACGCCGTGGAGAAATGTGGAAACTTCAGCACAGAAGCTCAGTGCCCAAAGCTGGTTGCTTGGGCCAAGAAGTGCATGGAGAGGCAGAGTGTGGCCAATTCCCTATCTGACCCAGACAAGGTCTACAATTTGGTTCTGGAACTCGAGAAAATGAATGATATAGAGTAGATAAGTTGGAAAGAATTTTGGATTTCAAGCCATGTAGAATACACAAGAATACTGGTAATTTCTTGGGCTTAGGAGTACTGTTAATTCCTTGGGCTTTGTTTGTACTCATGGTGTTGCTTTGAAATAAAGAACTTTAATAATTTTGGGGGTATGTAGTTCATTCTGATCTCTCAcaaatttaatttcactttcaGATAAATTGGAACAAAGCTCAATTGAGAGGTTAGTGGGCCGGGGAGTGATCTGGCTTGGCCTTCCAGACCAACTATTGAATACACTGGGCTCAGAGGTTGGACTATGGCTCAGGTTTGAATAGAAAATCAGTTCCAGCCAAAAACTGTCCAAACCCAACCCTATTGCACAACTGATTTCTAAACAAACTGATAAACTAGGTCTGTCAACTGGTCGGATCTGGTCGGTTTCGGGTAGGCCTATTCAGTCCCCACAAATTTAAGGCTCCATACCATTACTGACAGTTGAGGTATTGGATCTGCCGATTCATATAGGTATCGGTGGAGATGATACCGATTCCATATGGGTGTAACGGTatggaaaaagataaaaatgcaaaaaaaatcaggttttttaaagaaaacattACCGATACAGATCCGGATCGAAACCTCATGAGATTTTGGTTTACTACTTTTCCTCTTCTACTCTGAAGTCTGAATAAATAATGACTACATTTTTTAAAACCGCTGTTAGTGTTTTTAGATATATACCTAGAAAGTGGTGATCAGGTTTCTTTAATTGGTGCGAGTAATTGGTGCTTCGACCCCGCAAAAGGTTAAGGAAGCGAAACGAGAAGGAAGGGAACGGAGAGAAGACGGAAGTATAAACATCTTGGGAGCTGAGTCAGTAGCGTTTCTTGATCAAAGGAATAAATACACTTCCACACACCTACACCAGTGACGATACACTACTCAACCAAAAATAACTTCTTTTATCAGCTGGTTCCGTTGTTCAAGCATCTGCAACTCTGAGATTTTGTAACAATGGCGGATGAGGTAAATTCTATTGGATTTCTGGCCCAACTTTTTCGCGATGAGGGTAAAAATCGCCTTGGCAGAGAAGGGTATCAGCTACGAAAAcagggaagagaacttagacGACAAGAGCCCTTTTCTGTTGCAGATGAACCCAGTTACTAAGATGATTCCTGTATTGGTCCATAATGGGAAACCCATCTGCGAATCCCTCATTATTGTTCAATACATTGACCAGACTTGGAAGGACAAATCTCCTCTGTTGCCTTCTGATCCTTACCAACAAGCCCAAGCCAGGTTCTGGGCTGATTACACTGACAAGAAGGTACCTAACTCCCTCTCTTTAATGTAATTTATATCTTGCTTTtacctccttctctttcttcttttctaatcTCTCATCTGTCCTTTCGTGTTTTGTGAAATGGCAGGTTTACATCGGTATAAAGAGAATATGGACTTCAAAGGGAGAAGAACAAGAGACAGCTAAGAAGGAATTCATAGAGGTTTTGAAGGTTTTGGAAGGAGAGCTTGGAGGCAAACTTTACTTTGGTGGTGACAGTTTTGGGTTCTTGGATGTGAGCCTTGTGCCTTTCTACAGCTGGTTTTACGCCATGGAGAAATGTGGCAACTTCAGCATAGAAGCTGAATGCCCAAAGCTGGTTGCTTGGGCCAAGAAGTGCATGAAGAGGGAGAGTGTGGCCAAGTCCCTACCTGACCCAGACAAGGTCTACAACTTGGTTTTGAAACTCAAGAAGCTGAATGGTATAGAGTAGAGAAGATGGAttggattttggatttcaaGCCATGTAGAAAAGATTCAAAACTACTGTTAAGAGGGCTTTGGAGTAGTGTTTATTTCTTTAGCTTTGTTCACTTTGAGCTCCTTGTCTTTGTGTACTCAAGGTGTTGctttgaaataaagaaaaccTATGAGTTTTGTGAGAGAATTTAGATTATTTTCGTGTCTCATAAATTTGGTTTCTCACTTTACATAAATAGGAACAAAGCTCAATTGTGGGGCTAGTGGGCGGGGAATGATCTGTCTTGGCCTCCAGGCCAACTACTGAAAACACTGGGTTCAGAGATTGCCCTATGTTCAATCTCGATCAGGCACCAATCATGTTACATTCAAACACCATTACTGATCAAAAAGCTAAGTAAGAGAAGGAAACAGGGCAATAAGCTCACAATACTCAAATTAAGATCATTAAAGCATTAACCAATATAACATCtaatacaaatataaaaaattctGAGTATAGAGTCTGAGTAGTTCATGCCGAAGATACCCAAGGTTAAGACCCACTCCAATCCACCTCTCTTGAAACCTTATGAAAGCAGGATTCATACTACTTCATATCATTATTTAGTGTCACATCAAGTTGACAAAAAAACAGGGGAAGCATCATCAGTCTCATGCCTGTGTTCATTATCTCCTTTACTCTAATCAAATATGCTTCCTACGTGCCATAGCATAGTCATAAATCATGTGTGGATCAGGGAGGCACTTGGACACACTTTCCTTTTGCATGCACCTTTTCCCCCAAGCAGCCAGTTTTGGGAATTCAGCTTCCATACTGAAATCGCCAGTTTTCTCATAGGTATAAAACCAAGCATTAAAGGGGACAAAGCTCAGGTCCACAAAACCAAAGGTCTCACCATTAAAGTAAGGCTTGTCTCCGAGCTCTCCTTCCATCACTTTCAATCCTTCTAGCAATTCCTTCTTTCCTGCTTCTTGGTCTTCCCCTTTGCCGGCCCACATCCTTCTCCCAGTTGGGTGAATCTGCATTTGCATTCACAGTTTCCATACATCAAAATGAaccttctctcttctcaaagCTCTCTATTTGTTTCAGTGTAAGCTATTTTGCGGgaattttcttaaatttaacaaaacagatcgtaaaagaatgaaagaaatttattttactGACTACCAAATTTAAAAGCAACTTCCAATTTATTTCTATATATTGTTTCCCACAAAAGATAATGATAGCTTGATCAGAATATACTTACCACCCACAGAGGACACTACCCCCATCTTATATATAGctagatccccccccccctctctcccccttcaATGATCAACAATTCATCTCAACTAAACCTAGTATTTTGGTAAAGATAGGACACTATTCCCATCAGTCTGGTATCCTGTTAAAGATCAGCCAATCGGAATCAACATGTCCAGCTCGGAATTAATCAAACATTGAGACTAAAATCCTAGGTTTgtgcaaaacaaaaataaagcagAAAGTAtgataaaaaatctatttttcttGGCATCAAACATAGAATAGATATGGTTCTAGTTATGCACAAGGTCACagaccccccaaaaaaaaggcagaaaaaatgagagagagctAAAGAGAACTGACCTTCTTGTCGACAAAATCACCCCAGAACCTGGCGTGTGCACGCTGGTATGGATCAGAAGGTAACAAAGGAGACTTGTCCTTCGAAATCTCATCAAGGTATTGAAGTATGATAAGAGATTCACACATGGGTTTCCCATTATGGATTAAAACAGGGACCTTCTTGTGGATCGGGTTCATCTGCAGAAGCAGAGGACTTTTGGCGGCCAGGTTCTCGTCCTTGTGTTCACATGTGATTCCCTTCTCGATCAAGGCGATTTTCACTCTCATACCAAAAGGGCTAGGGCCGACGTTCAAAAGAACAAACTCGTCTGCCATTGTTTAGAAATCCGCAGagaactaaagaaaacaaaaccccCCAAAAGACTAATGTGATGGGTATGTGAGAACTACAATATAGAGCAGAGGATATATAGTAACGCTCTGAGCAGCCGCTACATATGTTGACTGGTGAGTGGCATGAAGAGCTGAGAGTTGAAAGTTGAAGGAAACATTTCACTTCACCTGAATGATATTAGACCCGGATACGGATCCATAAAGGAAACCCAGATGGAAACAGATGTGATCCATTCCTTATGGAGTTCAGATTTTTCCAAACAATTCTTAGCAGACGTCATTGCTTGCGCTTTGATAGATCGATCCTAGGACTGCATGGTTAGTATTGCTTTTGGTTCTTGCTGGTATAGGTTTCTTCTCTGTGGGCAAGGGATTTCTTACTAGTTAGTGTTAAGTCACATTCGAATGGTGGCATGTTGCAGAACGGCTACGTTGGGTGGAAaagtggaatttttatcacctgcggtcCCTGCCCGTTATGTTCTctaatgcctctaataaaagggagTGGATCCCATTTGGGCAGTGTGTTTAGTCAGGAGGTGGAATGGTCAATTTCAACTCCTCTCTATGAGAGAAATCGCACAACCATACCGATCAACGAATCTCAGGAGATACTGgttgagaaatgtgatggaatattttatttatgatcACACCCATTTTATTAGTCAAGTTTCATagttaataaaatataaataaaatcaaaattagattataaaggaaaattttctgtcTACATGGCCCACTATTTTGATTCTTGCattattttcttggatttttcaagGCTATATTTTATCACTTGACAATATATCATTGATGCCCCAGTGTGCTTTCATTGGTGCAAGGGCTATACAATCCGCTAGCGATCTCTTACCCATTTTATTATGGAAAAATTATAACATTACCCAATTTTGTGTTTCACATTATAAAATTAAcaatctaattttttatttaactaaAATACTGAAAAAATATATGCCATtgtaaaaataatcaaaagagtGTCCTCCGTACGCTAACCCTTACTATGCTTTATTATTTGGACCATCTTATCCCTACTTTCAAAAACATTGCCTCTCCGATCACTAGTCGGTGGAAGTTTAATGGTGGCAAAACAAATGCAGCGCCACCACCAGCACCCTCTATGACAGAGCTGCCCGTTTGCCATCCAAGGGGTGGAGAAATCGAACCTTTAAGCCAACTTCCAAGATTATGAATAGGCAAGATGGGAGGTCTCTATATCTCTCTCAGTTGAacaatttttttccttccaaaTCTTCCGGGAACCCTCAAGACCAAAGATTATAAGGGTTGGGTCTTGTCATATTGCCCTGGTTGCTACCTTAACAACCTATGTTACATCTAAAGAGACCGTGTATGTTTGCACCCATGATCTACCTCTTTCATGTGTGTCGGTTACAGCGGTCCGTatatggtttaaaacagacaCCACGTGCATGGTTTCACCGTCTGTCTCTATTTCTTTTACAAATTGGCTTTCAGGCTTCTCATACGGATCCATCTCTTTTCCTTTATCAGACTGGTCAGGTTACTATTTATGTTCTCGTCTATATGGACGATATACTAGTGACAAGTAGCAACACCTCTCACATTGGTCAGCTTCTTCATGCCTTTTCCACTAAGTTTTCAATTAAAGACTTGGGGCCACTTAGTTATTCTTTTGTAATTGAAGAAGGTTTTTCCTCCATAGGCCTCTTTATCTCAACACCGATACATTGTTGATCTCTTTAAACAGAATGGGATGTCTGACTATAAATCGATCCAAACACCAATTTCCAATATCGTGAAACAATTGTCCATAAGGGGGCATCCCTTTTTCTGAAGCAACTAAGTGTCGATCCGTTGTTGGGGCTCTTTAGTACATAACCTTAACtcaaatttttatcacctcaagtGCATCAAAAAGGTACTTCTGATGGTGCACCTTAAGGAAGTGTTTGGTTCGAAGAACCAATTGGTG
This window encodes:
- the LOC122651651 gene encoding probable glutathione S-transferase gives rise to the protein MTDEPILLTAWPSFFGMRARIALDEKGISYQHREENLFDKSPFLLQMNPINKKVPVLVHNGKPICESLIIVQYIDEVWKDKSPLLPSDPYQRAQARFWADYIDKKVYNCINGIWTTKGEEQEAAKKEFIEVMKVLEGELGDKLYFGGDSFGFLDVSLVPFYCWFYAVEKCGNFSTEAQCPKLVAWAKKCMERQSVANSLSDPDKVYNLVLELEKMNDIE
- the LOC122651656 gene encoding probable glutathione S-transferase parA, whose product is MADEFVLLNVGPSPFGMRVKIALIEKGITCEHKDENLAAKSPLLLQMNPIHKKVPVLIHNGKPMCESLIILQYLDEISKDKSPLLPSDPYQRAHARFWGDFVDKKIHPTGRRMWAGKGEDQEAGKKELLEGLKVMEGELGDKPYFNGETFGFVDLSFVPFNAWFYTYEKTGDFSMEAEFPKLAAWGKRCMQKESVSKCLPDPHMIYDYAMARRKHI